The genomic DNA TCTACTGATGCAATAGTTGACGATATATTGTTTCCTTGAACATAAATTGTAGCAAGACAGCCCGCAGACCCTGTCCAAAATGTTTGATCGTAATTAGACGCTTTAGAAATGCTTGATAAAAAAATACAAAAGAATAATAAAAGGTATTTCATAAATTTCCCCTTGCCAAGATATTGACACTTTGTATCAAAGCCATGCCCGATTGTAAAGCAATAAAAAAATTAAATATGTAATAATTACAAATAATTATAAAAACTAGCTTCTATTGGCTTAGTTATTTTTAATGGTACTTACTTGATCATGACAAATCAGATAAAAAGGAAATGATAAATATGGCTTGTATGTATAAAGCCAATCAAATTTAAGCAGAAGCTAAAATGTTTAATCTCTAAAGTTATTAAACTGTAGTGGAAGACTAAAATCTAAACTTTTTAATAAAGTAATCACTTCTTGCAAATCATCGCGTTTTTTTCCGGTGACTCTGACGGTTTCCCCTTGAATAGAAGCCTGAACTTTAAGTTTTGAGTCTTTAATGGTTTTGATTAATTCTTTGGCTTTATCTTTTTCAATGCCTTCAAGGACTTTTATATTTTGTTTAGCTCTACCACTAGCAGCGGGCTCTATTTTACCCAGCTCCAAAGATTTTAATGATACGCTTCTTTTGGCTAATTTTGCTTGTAGCACATCAACCGCTGCTTGAACTTTATAGTCATCAGCAGAGTTCACCATAATTTCTTTGTCCTTGCGTTCAATAGTCGTATTACTGCCTTTAAAGTCAAAACGTTGGGTTAATTCTTTATTGGCTTGGTTTAACGCATTATCAATTTCAGCAAAATCAATTTCATTCACAATATCAAAACTTGGCATATATACTCCTTAAATTATAAATCTCTTTCAGTCATTCTTCTTGGATCTAAAGCTTCATTCAGCTTTTCTTCATCCAAAACATTTTTTTCTAAAGCAATTTTACGTACGGTCTTGCCGGTTTTATATGCTTCTTTGGCTATGGCTGCCGCTTGATCGTAACCAATGAGAGGAGCCAAAGATGTACACATGGCTAAACTTTCTTCTATTAGACTTTCACAACGTTCTTTATTGACCTTTAAGCCGTCCACACAACGTTCAACAAAATTGTGACAAGACTTGGCCAACAAGTCACTGCTTTCAATAAGATTATGAATCATCATCGGCATCATAACATTCAATTCAAAGTTACCTGCTTGTCCACCCATGGTTACCGCCGCATCATTGCCAATCACTTGCGCACAGACCATACAAACTGACTCAGCAATTACAGGGTTAACCTTACCCGGCATAATCGATGAACCCGGTTGCGTTTCTGGTAAAATCAACTCGCCAATACCACAGCGTGGCCCTGAACCAAGCAATCTAATGTCATTGGCTATCTTCATAAAGCTGACCGCAAAACCTTTTAAAACAGCACTCGCTTCAACAATGGCATCTTTACTGGCTTGGGCTGCAAAGTGATTACGTGCTTCAGAAAATTGTAATTGGGTATGTTTGGCAATTTGAGCAATGGCTTTCTTGGGAAATTCAGCTTTGGTATTCAAACCCGTTCCAACTGCAGTACCACCCAAAGCCAACTCACTGATTGAAATTAAGGCTCGTTCTATTCTTTCAATGGCTTCTTGTACTTGGAAAGCATAGCCAGAAAACACTTGTCCCATTCTGATTGGTGTAGCATCTTGTAAATGGGTACGACCAATTTTCACAATGTCATCAAAAGCTTGAGCTTTTTCATCAAGTGCTTGATGCAAGCTGCGCATGGCGGGCAACAAAACCTTATTAAAATGCAAACTGGTCGCAATATGCATGGCTGTTGGAAACACATCGTTGGAGGATTGGCCATAATTGACGTGATCATTGGGGTGAATCAGTTTACTGCCCTTTTCTCCACCTAAAATCTCAGTTGCACGGTTAGAAATCACTTCATTGGTGTTCATGTTGGAAGATGTTCCAGAACCAGTTTGAAAAATATCAACCACAAATTGATCATCAAATTGCCCGGCAATCACTTGTTCAGCCGCTTCAACAATGGCATTTGCTTGCTCAGAGCTAATACAATTCAATTCGGCATTGGCCAAGGCTGCCGCTCTTTTGATTTCTCCTAAAGCTTGAATCATCACTCTAGGTAATACGTATCCACTGATTGGAAAATTTAAAACAGCTCTTTGCGTCTGTGCCGCATAATAAGCATTTTGAGGAACTTGCATCTCACCCATAGAGTCTTTTTCTATACGGTATTCAGTATTTTTTGACATATGAGCTAAGTACTAAAGCCACTTAAAAAGTAAAGTTTTACTCTAGCCTTATGCAGGAATATTTTTATTTATGAAATTAATGACTTTATGTAAGTTTTTTATGTTTTGGCTGATCGCAAGGTTTTCCCGTTCACAAAAATAAACCAAAGTTTCTGTGGCTAAATTGCCTTTAGCACCGGGAGCATAAGGGCAACCCCCTAGCCCGCCAATAGATGTATCAAAAGTGTGTATACCCTGTTGCAAGCTTTCATAGACATTACACAAAGCCAAGCCATATGTATCATGATAATGACCAGCCAAATGTTGATTGATTCCCAGTGCAGCAGTTAGTTTGTACAAAGCCTTCATTTGTCTTGGACTGGCTTTGCCAATGGTATCACCTATAGAAACCTCATAACAGCCCATATTTAATAAACGTTCAATGATTGGAACAACTTTATTTGGGTCAATATCACCTTCATAAGGACAAACAAAGGCAGTTGATACATAGGCTCTTATTTTTATCTTGTGTGATAAAGCTTGTTCACATACAGGTTTAAAGCGTTCAAAACTCTGCTCAATACTGGCGTTGATATTTTTTTGATTAAAAGTTTCTGAAGCCGCTGTGAATATTGCTATTTCTTGCATACCACTTTCAATGGCCAAATCTAAACCTTTTAAGTTGGGTACCAAAACCGAGGTCTCTATGCCTTGAGTATATTTTCTAATGGTATTAATAACTGCTTGTGTATCAGACATTTGTGGCACAGCTTTAGGTGATACAAAAGCCCCAATTTCAATATAGTCTAAACCTGCATCTACCAAAAGTTTAATAAGTTCAACTTTTTTTTCTGTCGAGATACTGTCTTTAATATTTTGCAAACCATCTCTAGGGCCCATTTCTTTAATTTTTAAGCTCATGCTTTTGTTTCACTTTCTAACTCAAGCAATGGTTGCTCTTCTTCCACTTGTAGACCATCGACCACCATGATATTTTTCACTACAGTATTTCGTGGGGCAACAATTTTATATTCCATTTTCATAGCTTCAATAATTAGCAGAAGTTCATTTTTTTTAACCTCTTGCCCTTGTTTTATATAAACCGCTTTCACCATCCCATTAAGCGGCGCTTTACAGTAATTTGAACTTTCTTCATCATCATCAGTCATTGATTTATAAATCTGCTTAAGAATAATTTGCTTACCGTGGTGTTGTATATGAAGCCAATCCTTTTGTTTTATCAAAACAATAAGCTTATCATCAGGTCCTATGTATTCTGTTTTGTTTGCAGTTGCTTCTATTGCCAATAGTTTTAAGTTTTTAGGATAAGGTACTTCATCATTTAGTATTGTTAAATAACGTGTTTGAGGATATATTCTTTGTCTTAACTTGTCTTGGATTAATCTTTGATACCAAGGATTGTTTTTCCGTTCCAATTGCAACTGTTCTATACTGTATAAAAGTTCATAAATCCCTGCTTCTTGTAAATACTGTTGCTCATATTTTACATAATCTTGATAGTTTCTATCAATCCATTGTATATCGTGTTCGCCCTCAATAAAATCTGAGCTTTCTAAAAGCCAAGTCACAAAATTTAGGTTATGGGCTAAGCCTAGAATATAACTTTCATGCAGGGCCTTTAGCATTTTCATAATTGCTTGATCTCGGGTTTCTGCCCAAACTAAAAATTTAGCCATCATTGGATCAAAGTTACTGCTAATCTGCGTACCCAACTCAACATCACATTCAACACGATCAAACAGTCTAGACTGTTTCATACCCAAGATTTTTCCTGTAGCAGGCATAAATTCTTTTAAAGCATTTTCAGCATACACTCTCACTTGAATAGCGTGGCCTTTGGCTTGCATATCATCGGCAATAAAAATTGCTTCGCCCAAAGCATGTTTGATTTGTAATTCAAGCAAATCTAAATCATAAATAAGCTCTGTTACACCATGCTCTACTTGTAACCGCGTATTCATTTCCATAAAATACGTGTTTTTATGCTGGTCAATGATAAACTCAACCGTTCCCAAGCTTTCATAGGCTATGGATTGAACCAAATCGACGGCTTGTTTACACACTTGTGCTTCTTGTTCAGCATTTAAAAATGTAGAATGACTCTCCTCAATAATTTTTTGATAACGCCGTTGCATGGTGCAGTCACGGGTTTTAAAATGATACGCTTGTTTTCCAGTAGAAAATACCTGCACTTCTACATGCCTAGCTTTTTCTAAATAAGGCTCAGCCAGTAAAGTACCATCTGCAAACGCTGCTTGAGCAATTCTTTTTGCTGAAGCAACGGCTTCTTTAAGCTCATTGCTTTGGTGGACTATGGTCATCCCTTTACCACCACCACCTAGCGCTGGTTTTAAAATAATTGGCAAGTTCATTTTTGTTTCTATAGCTTTGATAAAAGCATCTTTGCTATCAAAATTAGCTTCATTAATACTATCTAAAACCTTTAATCCGGCATCAACGGCAATGGTTTTAGCTTTGGCTTTGTCTGCAAAAAGTCTTATTGATTCTGGTTTTGGACCTATAAAGATAATACCCTTATCTTGACATTGCTGTGCAAAATCAGCATTTTCAGAAAGAAATCCCCAACCGGGATGAATAGCTGTACAATGATGTTTTAAAGCAAAATCAACCATTGATTTGGCATGGGTAAAGACACTTTGCATGTCTTTTTCTTCTAGCCATATGACCTCATCTAAATCCTGTATGTAATGTGACTGCTGACTTTGACAGGCTAAACCCACAGAGGCAATATTGAGTTTTTTTAAGGTTCTACAAACCCTAGAAACCACTTCTCCTCTATTGGCTATAAAAACTTTATGTTGGCTCAGATCAGTTTTCATACTTTCCCCCATTGTGGCTTACGTTTTTCAAAAAATGCATTTAAACCTTCCTGACCGTCATAAGAAACTCTACATTTTGCAATCAGCTCTGATGTGCTTTGTGCAAAATTTTCAGGTTTAAAAGATAAATATTTTCTTGATAATTGTTTAATTATTTTAAGTGCATAGGGTGAGTTATTTAAAGTATCTTCACATGTAACATCAAAGACTTTTTTACTCTGATCTTTTCCAGTAATACAGGAATGAATCAAACCATAGGATAATGCTTCTTGAGCTGTAAACTTTCTAGCCTGCAAAGACAAGGCTAAAAACTGTGAGTACCCCAATTTTTGAATTACAAATGGTGATATCGTAGCTGGTACAATTCCCAGCTTTGCTTCACTTAAACTAAAAAATGCGTTGTCTTGGGCAATCACAATATCTGAACAAGCCACCAAACCCAAAGCGCCACCCATAACAGCACCTTGAACATGGGTGATCACGGGTATGGAACAATTGTATAGAGCCAAGTACATGTTGAATAACAATTGGGCAGAGGCAAGGTTTTCTTTTTCACTTAAATCTTTGGCTTGTCGCATCCAGTTCAAATCTGCACCTGCACAAAAATGCTTTCCGTTTGCAGAAATTGTTAATATTTTTGATGTCTTAGGAAGATTATTAAAAGCTTCACTTAACTCTATAAGCATTGACTCTGTTAAAGCATTGCCCTGTTCGGGTCTGTTTAAAATTATGTTACTTTGTTGTTTTGTATGTTGAATATCTAACACTGCAATTAACCTTTCTCACATTCTAAAAACGCCAAATGTAGTGTCTTTGATTGGATTTTCTAAACTTATGTTCAGGGCTAAGGCTAAGGTATTTCTGGTTTGTCTTGGGTCAATAATTCCATCATCCCACAAACGAGAAGTACTATAATAAGGTGAGCCTTCAGCTTCGTATTTATCCAGAATTGGCTGTTTAAACGCCGCTTCATCTAAAGACCCGTCTTTGCCTTGCATTTGTTTAAGCGTCCACAGGACATTGGCAGCTTGTTGACCTCCCATCACAGATATTCTGGCATTGGGCCACATCCATAAAAAATTAGGACTATACGCTCTTCCACACATGCCATAATTACCGGCACCAAAACTACCGCCAATAACAACAGAAAACTTTGGAACCTGAGCGTTGGAAACTGCCATCACCAACTTAGCACCATCCTTAGCAATACCACCTTCTTCATAGCTTTTACCGACCATAAATCCTGTAATATTTTGTAAAAACAACAAAGGTACTTTTCTTTGACAACACAACTCAATGAAGTGCGCTCCTTTTTGAGCACTTTGTGAAAACAACACACCATTGTTGGCAATTATACCAATGCTTTGCCCAAAGATTTTAGCAAAACCACATACTAGCGTTGTACCATACAAAGCTTTAAATTCATCAAACTCACTACCATCAACCAAACGGGCAATGATTTCTCGTACATCATAACTGCTATTGGCTGACTTGGGTAAGACACCCAATATACTTTCACAATCATAGGCTGGCTCATGATTATGCATGACAACCTTATTTTTTCTAAGGTTTAGATGATTTACAATATTTCTTACTTTGTCCAAGGCATCTCTGTCATCTTTGGCCAAATGATCGACCACGCCTGATTTTTTAGCATGGACATCGCCACCGCCCAATTCTTCTGCCGTTACATCTTCTCCTGTAGCTGCTTTAACCAAAGGTGGGCCACCCAAAAAGATGGTTCCTTGCCCCTTAACAATCACAGTTTCATCACTCATGGCCGGCACATATGCGCCTCCAGCAGTACAAGACCCCATGACACAAGCAATTTGAGCAATACCCAAAGCTGACATTTGCGCTTGATTGTAAAAAATGCGACCAAAGTGCAACTTATCTGGAAAAACCTCGGCTTGCAGGGGCAAAAAGGCTCCGCCAGAATCAACCAAATAAATACAGGGCAATGCGTGTTCAAGCGCAACTTCTTGTGCACGCAAATGTTTTTTTACGGTTTGTGGAAAGTACGTTCCACCTTTTACGGTTGCATCATTGGCAATAATCATCACCGAAGATCCATTCACTTTACCTATCCCACATACAATACCCGCACTGGCCACCGCATTATCATACTGGTTATAGGCCGCTAGCGGGGAGAGCTCTAAAAAACTGCTCCCTTCATCAATCAAATAGGCAATTCTATCTCTAACAAACATTTTTCCTTTGGCTTGATGTTTTTTTAGATAAGTTTCACCGCCACCTTGCGCAACGGTCTCAAGTTTTTGTAGATGCTCCTGCCAGAGTTGATGATGATAGGTATAATTTTCTTTAAACTCTTTTGACTCTGAGTTAACTTTACTTTGAATAATCACAATTTATTATCAAAACCGCAAAATCACAGCTCGTCAACTCTTAGCAGTAAGAAAAACAATAATTTTATTTTATGTTGGCTATGATTGCATTATTTTGCACTTTAAACAAAATGGTATAAGGGATTCTTAAATTCAACTTATTCTTTGGAGGAACCATGCTTAAAGAATTTAAAGACTTTGCTGTTAAAGGCAATGTTGTAGATATGGCTGTAGGTATTATTATTGGTGCTGCCTTTGGTAAAATTGTAACGTCTTTTGTAAATGACTTAATTATGCCTGTGGTAGGTCAACTGACCGGTGGTGTTGATTTTTCAGACATGTTTATTGCTCTTGATGGCTCTAGTTTTGACACTTTGGCTGCAGCAAAAACAGCGGGCGCTCCAATCATTGCTTATGGCTCTTTTATCAATACAGTTGTTGATTTTGTAATTGTTGCATTTTCAATCTTTATCGTTATTCGACAGATGAACAAACTCAAAAAGAAAGAGGAAGCTGCTCCCTCAGCTCCACCTAAACAAGAAATTTTACTTGAAGAAATCAGAGACTTATTAAAAAAGTAAATATTCAAATTAAAAGCCTAGTCCGTTCTCTATATTAAAAAATGCGCACAGGCTTGGTTTGAATAGACAATAATAAAAAACTAGATAGATTTGCCAGAGCACCCATGAGCAACATAGAGCACATTCTTCAACAACGCATTCTGCTGCTTGATGGCGCAACAGGAACCGCTATTCAGGACTTAAATCTTAGCCCATCTGACTTTGGTGGTGAATCCTATTACGGTTGCAATGAACATCTTAATTTAACCGCTCCTGATAAAATTCTCCAAATTCATGAAAACTACTTAGCTGCCGGTGCAGATATTATTGAAACCAATACTTTTGGCGGTCTTGCTTTTGTTTTAGATGAGTTTTCATTAGGTCAAAAAGCTTATGATATCAACTTTAATGCTGCACAAATTGCCAAAAAAGCTGCCATGGCTTTTTCTACATCTGAGCAACCCAGATTTGTTGCCGGTTCATTGGGCCCTAGTACTAAATCTTTATCGGTTACCGGTGGCATTACTTTTGATGAGCTGAATCTACATTATAGGGATCAAATCAAAGCTTTAATTGAGGGGGGTGTAGACTATCTTTTATTTGAAACAGTACAAGACATGCGCAACCTAAAAGCGGCGTTTACCGCCGCCCTGGATTTGTTTACAGATGAACCTTCTCTTACTCACCCTATTGCTATCAGCGCAACCATTGAAACCATGGGCACAACCTTGGCAGGACAAAGCATTGAAGCTTTCTGGTCTAGCATTGCTCACCTACCTTTGTTATACCTAGGCTTAAACTGTGCAACAGGGCCTGACTTTATGACCGATCATTTGCGTTCTTTGCATGCTTTATCACATGTGCCTTTAGCATGCATACCAAACGCAGGTTTACCTGATGAAGAAGGTTTATACACACTTGAACCAAAGCAATTGGCTGATAAGCTGGCCTTTTTTATCCAAAATGGCTGGATCAATGTTCTTGGTGGCTGCTGTGGAACCAACTATAAGCATATCAAAGCCTTAAGAGAGCTTATCAATCAACAGCCTCAACCTAGACAGCGGCCAAACCATTCAATTCACCACTTGTCAGGAATCAATTTTTTAGAAATCACCGATGATCAACTGCCTATTTTGGTAGGAGAACGCAGCAATATTATTGGGAGCAGAAAGTTTAAAAAACTTATTGAGTCTGAAAACTTTGAACAAGCTGCAGAAATCCCAAGACAGCAAGTTAAAGCTGGTGCTGACATTATTGATATCTGTTTAGCAAACCCAGATAGAGATGAGCTATCTGATATGAAAAACTTTTTGATCTATGTCAATAAAACCCTCAGAGCTCCATGGATGATTGACTCAACCGATGCCACTGTTATTGAATATGCTTTAAAACAAAGTCAAGGTAAGGCTATTATCAACTCAATCAACTTAGAAGACGGTCTAGAACGCTTTGAAATGGTTGTACCCCTTGCAAAAAAATATGGTGCCGCATTAATTGTTGGAACCATTGACGATGATCCCAAGCAAGGCATGGGAATAAGCCTTGAAAGAAAAATAGAAATTGCACAAAAATCTTATAGCATTTTAACCCAAGATTATAATATCAGTCCATATGATATCTATTGGGATAGCTTGGTTTTTCCCTGTGCTACAGGTGATGAAAACTATTTAGCTTCTGCAAAAGCAACAGTTAGTGCAATTACTGAACTTAAAAAACGTTTTCCCCATACTAAAACAGCTCTTGGAATATCCAATGTATCTTTTGGCTTACCTTCTGCGGGTAGAGAAGTGTTAAATGCGGTTTTTTTATACCATTGCAGTAAAGCTGGTTTAGACTTGGCTTTGGTCAATACTCAAATGTTGCAGCGTTATGCAAGCATATCTGTCCAAGAAAAAAAATTAGCGGAAGATTTATTATGGAGCGGTGAACAACGTTACATTGATGCCTTTGCAAGCTTTTACAGACAAAAAAAATCCTCTACAAATACAATCACTCAATCTAAGCGAAGCTTAGATGAGCACTTATCTTATGCCATTATTGAAGGCAGCAAAGACCAATTGATAGAACGACTTGATGAAAAATTAAAAACGCAAAAAGCGCTTGATATCATTAACGGACCGCTTATGTCTGGAATGAATGAAGTTGGACGTTTATTTAATAACAATGAACTGATTGTGGCTGAAGTCTTACAAAGCGCTGAAGTCATGAAAACAGCGGTTGACCATCTTGAACAATATATGGATAAAACAGACAGTATCAGTCAAGATACCGTTATGCTTGCTACGGTTAAAGGTGATGTTCATGATATTGGCAAAAACTTGGTAGATATTATTTTATCCAACAATGGTTATAAAGTGATTAATTTGGGAATTAAAATCACTTCACAAGAGTTAATTGCTGCCTACAAAAAACACAAACCTTCAATTATTGGCTTATCTGGTTTATTGGTTAAGTCTGCCCAACAAATGGCCATCACAGCTGCTGATTTACAGCGAGAGAACATTAATATTCCACTTTTGGTTGGTGGTGCAGCTCTATCAAAAAACTTTACCACTGCAAAAATTGCCCCATGTTATTCAGGTCATGTTTATTATGCAAAAGATGCTATGACTGGCTTAGCGCTTTGTAAAAAAATTTTAAATCAAGATAAAAATACTCCTTTACCGGTTAAAACAATAACCCAAGCGAATGCCCAAAGTTTAAATACATCCAAGAAAAATGCTGTTGAAGGAAAAAGCAATGTTCCTCCGGCTAAAACCATACCTAAAATATACCATGATGGAACCGTGCAAACGGTTGAGCAGCTAGATCATGTAAAAAACTTTATTAATCCAAGAATGCTGTATGGTCGTCATCTGGGTTTACCCAACTCACAAGTAGACTTGTTGTTTCCCATATTTAAATCAAGAGCGGGTGAAAATGATTTGCTAAAAAAATCAACTGAACTCAAACAACAAGTAGAAGAAGTTTATTGTTATGCAAAAGAACATCACTTGTTTAACCCTCAGTATATTGTTGAGGATTTTTTATGTTTAAAAAATAAAAACAGCATTGAGCTGTTTAATAAGCAAGAGCAGCTGATAGAAACTTTTACATTTCCTAGACAAGACAAAGCTGATTATTTGTGCCTGTCTGATTATGTTAAAAATGAAAAACCTTATGATATCTGTGCCATGTTTATCTGCAGCTTAGAAAACAAAGCTAGAGAACAAGCCTTAATTTGGAAAGATGAAGGAGAATATTTAAAATCACACATCTTGTTTGCCCTCAATTTAGAAATGGCAGAAGCTTTAGCTGAGTATGTTCACTGCATCATTAGAACAAACTGGAATATTGAACATAAAGCTTACAGTCTAAAAGAAATGTTTCAGGCAAAATATCAAGGCAAACGTTATTCATTTGGCTATCCTGCTTGCCCAGATCTAGAAGATCAAAGAAAACTTTTTAAACTTCTTAAACCTGAGCGCATTAACATTGAACTAACCGAAGATTGCATGATGAACCCAGAAGCCAGTGTTAGCGCCATGGTGTTTCATCATCCACAAGCAAAATATTTTTCTGTTTAAAACTCTTTTCTCAAATTATTCATTAAGTCACCTTTTCTACCCAATTGAATTGTTTTTAAATTTAACCATTGTGACATTTTTTTTAACTCATGACTAAGAGAGCTTGCTACTTTCTTTTTATCCACGTCTTTTTCTGCATAAGCAGCCAAGACTTGCAATGAATGTGTTGTACGATCAGCTTTAATATCAACTCTGGCCACCAAGTCACCTTCCATCAAAAAAGGTAACACGTAATACCCCCACTTTCTTTTTTCTTGAGGAACATAAATTTCAATTCGGTAAAAGAAATCAAACAATCTCTCGGTTCTTGGTCTATGCCAAACAACTGGATCAAAAGGAGATAAAAGTGCCGTAACATTATCCATTGAAATATTTTTAATAGCGGGTAGTTTTGGCAAAGAAAAAGCTGGCTTACTCCATGACTCAACTTGCCAGCGTTCTAACTTTTTATCTTCATACAGCTGTTTTAAATACGGTTTAGCTATTTTAGGCGGCAACCTAAAATAATCCACAATCTCATCTTCTGTTGCAACACCAAGTGCTTGTACAGAAATAAGCAATAACTGTTTCATCGCTTGTTCTATGGTAGGTGTTTTTTGTTGATGAATTTTTTTGGGTACAATATTTTCTATGCAATCAAACTCTTTTTCAAAATTACCAACGCGTCTAATCCCAACTTGTCCAATACGAAACAACCAGTCTAAGGCTCTAGATGCATAGGAATAATGCCCCCAAGTGCTTTTTGGGAGTTTTTGTTGATCAAAAATATCTTTTGCTTTTAGTCTTCCTCTTTCTTTTAATTCTAAATATACACTTTCAATGTATTTTTTTTCATTTGTTGCAAATCGGTAGAGTGATTTCCATGTGTACCCCTGTTTTACTCGCTCTTTTGACCAACGAAATAGCGGTTCATACTCAACTGGTACCAGTGAAGCTTCATGCGCCCAGCATTCAAACCAATGATCCATTTCATAAGCAATCTCTTCTAATAAACGGCTATCATAAATGCCTAAACGAGAAAAAGCAGGTAAGTATTGTGTTCTTGCTACAACAGGAATTGCATCCAGTTGCAGGACATGCAGTTTGGACATCAAATTTTTAAGATGATTATGTTTTATTATCTTCGTTTGATTGCAACCAAAGCCCTGCTCTATTAAGAAGAGTTTACGAACTTCAGCCTTAGATATGTATTGAGAGTTAGATTTTGTCATCAATAGAGAAGTCTCAAAAATGTTCTAGAGCATTTAAAATACATTTTTAAAAACATATAATGTAACAAATTTTTACGCAAAAAATATACAGTATTATCTATAACAGTCTTATCAATTCCTATAAACAATAACTTAGAACAACTTTCTTTGGCACTTGTTTTGCTTAAATCATCTAAGTGTTAATATTTGAAAATCAATTAAAGTTTTTAGCCTGTGCAGAACTTTGCTATAATCAAGTGGTACTATGAAAAAACAATCTACGGCGTTCAAACTTTTTTTCTCATTGATATTTCTTTTTTCATTATCTGTTCACGCAGTTACCTATGTTTACATTAAGCAGGCCAAAGTTTATGTAAAAAGTGCTGCCAACAGCCAAGCCAGAAATATTGCGGCTCTTAGACAAGGGACAAAAGTAGCTTACAGAAAAACCCAAGGCAATTGGTATTTGATTTCATACAAATCTTCTAATGGACAAGTTAAAAGTGGTTGGGTAGCCAAAGGAACTTTATCAAAGCAACGTCCAAGCACTGCTCAACCAAGATATGCTGCTCCACCGCGTAGACCTTCAACTGCACCAAGATACTCTCCTCCGCCAAGAAGAACAACACCACCTCCAGCTTCCAGGCCTTCAAATTATAAACGGCCATCTGCCTCAGCTAATAGTGATTCAAAAATATTGGTTCAAGCCGGTTTAGGCGGCTCTTATTACACTTATAATGTAAGCTCTGATACTCAAGCTTTTGCCTACTCGTTTTTAGGGCCAAGCGCTCAGGTTAACTTAGAATACAACGCTTGGCAAAGCGCTAACGCAGATATGCGAGTAAAACTGTTATTTGATGGTAACTTTGCGTTTTATTCTTCTAAAACAAACTTACAAGATGGCAGTGGTAGTGTTTTTAGTAAACGCACACAAAACAATATGGCCTTTCATGTTGTTCCCGGCTTACAAGTAGAAAAAGATCTTAATCCACAAAGCAGTGCCGGTTTATTTTTAGG from Oligoflexia bacterium includes the following:
- a CDS encoding crosslink repair DNA glycosylase YcaQ family protein, translated to MTKSNSQYISKAEVRKLFLIEQGFGCNQTKIIKHNHLKNLMSKLHVLQLDAIPVVARTQYLPAFSRLGIYDSRLLEEIAYEMDHWFECWAHEASLVPVEYEPLFRWSKERVKQGYTWKSLYRFATNEKKYIESVYLELKERGRLKAKDIFDQQKLPKSTWGHYSYASRALDWLFRIGQVGIRRVGNFEKEFDCIENIVPKKIHQQKTPTIEQAMKQLLLISVQALGVATEDEIVDYFRLPPKIAKPYLKQLYEDKKLERWQVESWSKPAFSLPKLPAIKNISMDNVTALLSPFDPVVWHRPRTERLFDFFYRIEIYVPQEKRKWGYYVLPFLMEGDLVARVDIKADRTTHSLQVLAAYAEKDVDKKKVASSLSHELKKMSQWLNLKTIQLGRKGDLMNNLRKEF
- a CDS encoding SH3 domain-containing protein, whose product is MKKQSTAFKLFFSLIFLFSLSVHAVTYVYIKQAKVYVKSAANSQARNIAALRQGTKVAYRKTQGNWYLISYKSSNGQVKSGWVAKGTLSKQRPSTAQPRYAAPPRRPSTAPRYSPPPRRTTPPPASRPSNYKRPSASANSDSKILVQAGLGGSYYTYNVSSDTQAFAYSFLGPSAQVNLEYNAWQSANADMRVKLLFDGNFAFYSSKTNLQDGSGSVFSKRTQNNMAFHVVPGLQVEKDLNPQSSAGLFLGYRYFSFMGDDIFDINNDPLGLYNSYTATGIVVGPSLSYKASPEITVNLAVNAVLMQNYAEDPEGTSGQVDAQAIGYMPKLDVMYNADFGSLSLRYSFHRIESAFIGNVSRVEQSFTNITAKTDTHFIGVMYNKRF